In Acidimicrobiia bacterium, one DNA window encodes the following:
- a CDS encoding DUF2520 domain-containing protein, translating into MDRPLRIVIVGPGRAGMSVGLAARRAGHEIVGVLGRSNVAARAATLGAPALDWDAPLPDCDLVVVAVRDDAIRPVAERLVPVAASSSAAVHLSGLTSVDALSALGSAGLDIGGFHPLQTMPNPQDGAAALAGAAVGITADSPLEARLEDLAISIGARPFKLEDGRRPLYHAAAACAANYVLTALALAEELFEAAGVPFGLARPLVSEVVANAFDVGPRDALTGPIARGDLGTVSAQIGAVAEVDPDLAADFKAFGRATARLAGADAAMHEMLR; encoded by the coding sequence ATGGACAGACCACTCCGCATCGTCATTGTCGGGCCGGGGCGTGCCGGAATGTCGGTTGGGCTCGCAGCACGGCGGGCCGGACACGAGATCGTCGGCGTGTTGGGCCGGTCGAACGTCGCGGCCCGGGCGGCCACCCTGGGTGCTCCGGCACTCGACTGGGACGCTCCTCTTCCCGACTGCGATCTCGTCGTCGTGGCCGTACGTGACGACGCGATCCGGCCGGTCGCCGAGCGGCTCGTCCCGGTTGCAGCCAGTTCCTCAGCCGCCGTGCATCTCTCAGGACTCACCTCCGTCGATGCCCTCAGCGCCCTCGGGTCTGCCGGGCTCGACATCGGGGGTTTTCACCCGCTGCAGACGATGCCGAACCCTCAAGACGGCGCCGCAGCCCTGGCGGGTGCCGCCGTCGGGATCACTGCCGATTCGCCGCTCGAGGCGAGACTGGAGGATCTGGCTATCAGCATCGGGGCGCGTCCTTTCAAGCTCGAAGACGGCCGGCGCCCTCTATATCACGCCGCCGCCGCCTGCGCGGCCAACTACGTGCTGACTGCGCTTGCGCTGGCTGAAGAACTGTTCGAAGCCGCCGGAGTGCCGTTTGGGCTCGCACGGCCCCTGGTCTCCGAGGTCGTCGCCAACGCATTCGATGTGGGGCCGCGGGATGCTCTGACGGGCCCTATTGCCAGAGGTGACCTGGGTACCGTGTCGGCGCAGATCGGGGCCGTGGCAGAGGTCGATCCCGACCTGGCAGCCGATTTCAAGGCGTTCGGACGCGCAACTGCCAGGCTGGCCGGCGCAGACGCGGCGATGCACGAGATGCTTCGATGA
- the panC gene encoding pantoate--beta-alanine ligase, whose protein sequence is MRIVERFSDVRASAGGTLGLVPTMGFLHEGHLALVDAARRDCDTVVMSLFVNPLQFDEGSDLSRYPRDLDRDAALAEGRGVDVLFAPDLDEMYPEEPLTRVTVSGTTEEMEGAHRPGHFDGVATVVAKLFAGIRADRAYFGRKDAQQLATVARMAADLSIPIRVIPVSIVREQDGLALSSRNVFLSSRERSRALGISSGLMAAADAAEDGERDGARLESIVRARLDGVLIDYVSLAGASSARRVDRLEDDAFLAVAARVGETRLIDNVFLSVTGAGVAADRGTRLDHGSILYAPNEPRSRNLELGT, encoded by the coding sequence ATGAGGATCGTGGAACGTTTCTCCGATGTGCGGGCTTCGGCCGGCGGCACGCTGGGGCTCGTTCCGACGATGGGGTTTCTGCACGAGGGACATCTGGCCCTGGTCGATGCGGCACGTCGCGATTGTGACACGGTGGTGATGAGTCTCTTCGTGAACCCGCTCCAGTTCGACGAGGGGAGCGACCTATCCCGCTATCCGCGCGACCTGGATCGGGACGCCGCACTGGCGGAGGGCCGCGGCGTCGACGTTCTGTTTGCGCCCGACCTCGACGAGATGTATCCGGAGGAACCTTTGACGAGAGTGACCGTGTCCGGGACCACCGAAGAGATGGAAGGCGCTCACCGCCCCGGTCATTTCGACGGTGTTGCGACTGTTGTCGCCAAGTTGTTCGCCGGTATCAGAGCCGACCGCGCCTACTTCGGCCGCAAGGATGCTCAGCAGTTGGCCACCGTTGCCAGGATGGCAGCGGACCTTTCGATCCCGATCCGGGTGATCCCTGTTTCGATCGTGAGGGAGCAGGACGGATTGGCGTTGTCGAGTCGCAACGTCTTTCTTTCGTCAAGAGAGCGAAGTAGGGCTCTGGGAATCTCATCGGGACTGATGGCGGCGGCGGATGCGGCAGAAGACGGAGAACGGGACGGAGCGCGGCTCGAATCCATCGTGCGGGCTCGTCTCGACGGGGTTCTCATCGACTACGTTTCTCTGGCCGGGGCTTCGTCTGCCAGGAGGGTCGACCGCCTGGAGGATGATGCCTTCCTGGCGGTGGCGGCGCGGGTCGGTGAGACCAGACTCATCGACAACGTGTTCCTGAGCGTCACCGGCGCCGGTGTCGCCGCCGACAGGGGGACCCGGCTCGACCACGGGAGCATCTTGTACGCGCCGAACGAACCAAGAAGCCGGAACTTGGAGCTTGGAACTTAG